A stretch of DNA from Dehalobacterium formicoaceticum:
TGATTTAACAGAGCAGGAATTAAATAAAATGCTAAATAGATCATAAGAGTGGTGTCTATGAAGATAAATAATGAATATAGAAATGTTTTTATTGTAATTATCATCGTATTCATTGCCGGTATTATTATTTCCCTGAGTGTAGGAAGATATGCCGTTTCTTTTTCAGAGGTCGTAAGGATTCTGATATCCTTTATCTTTCAAACAGAAGGTACCCAGGATTTGGTGGCAGAAGGGGTTGTTTTAAACTTAAGATTACCTCGAGTGTTAGGGGCAATTTTAGTAGGCAGTTCTTTAGCCATATCGGGGGCTTGTTATCAAGGAGTTTTTAAAAACCAACTGGTATCCCCCGATATATTGGGGGTATCCTCGGGAGCGACTGTAGGAGCTGCTATTGCTATTCTCTTAGGCGGAGATCGATTTATGATTCAGATAGGAGCTTTTTTGGGTGGGATTGCTGCGGTGCTATTAACAATGATGATACCAAAGCTTTTAAAGAATACTTCCACGATGCTGCTGGTATTGTCCGGCATTATTGTGGGCGGACTGATGGGATCCATCATTGGTATTATTAAATTTTTAGCAGATCCGGATGAACAGCTGGCGGAAATTGTCTATTGGCAAATGGGGAGTCTGGCTAAGGTT
This window harbors:
- a CDS encoding FecCD family ABC transporter permease, whose amino-acid sequence is MKINNEYRNVFIVIIIVFIAGIIISLSVGRYAVSFSEVVRILISFIFQTEGTQDLVAEGVVLNLRLPRVLGAILVGSSLAISGACYQGVFKNQLVSPDILGVSSGATVGAAIAILLGGDRFMIQIGAFLGGIAAVLLTMMIPKLLKNTSTMLLVLSGIIVGGLMGSIIGIIKFLADPDEQLAEIVYWQMGSLAKVNLPDVLGILPIVVIATVILLSLSWRINILTLGDQEAQLSGVNVKMIRSIVIICATMLTASSVSISGTIGWLGLVIPHLARILIGPDNVKVFPISLLLGSIFLVTIDTLARVLTTAELPLSILTGLIGAPFYFWILSRQRVRL